One segment of Rhodospirillaceae bacterium DNA contains the following:
- a CDS encoding DUF1311 domain-containing protein, protein TQCAGIDFDKADVELNRIWPEIKAGAQESDAGSGKSEHLDALMASQRAWLAYRDAKCVWQGFEAQGGSMEPMLVNACLAEMTNNKRIKEPRC, encoded by the coding sequence GACGCAATGTGCGGGGATTGACTTCGACAAGGCGGATGTGGAACTGAACAGGATTTGGCCGGAGATCAAGGCAGGCGCCCAGGAGAGCGACGCGGGATCAGGAAAATCTGAACACCTTGATGCCCTCATGGCCTCCCAACGCGCATGGCTCGCATATCGAGACGCGAAATGTGTGTGGCAGGGGTTCGAGGCCCAAGGTGGCTCGATGGAACCCATGCTGGTGAATGCCTGTCTTGCTGAGATGACCAACAACAAGCGCATCAAGGAGCCGCGGTGCTAG